The following proteins come from a genomic window of Terribacillus aidingensis:
- a CDS encoding AraC family transcriptional regulator produces the protein MSSISKNAVLPEKRSVENTKSNKQFLYPSYLLENQLMDAVSDGDLNGALSIIESLSTSERPKYAFQPLRSAKNQLISICTLYTRAILRGGASQEVASSLNMTYMLEIENCQTEQELSELEYDMLVRFIEGLNKSRATQYSNIINEAIGYIQSHILEDLSLQAISSHCNVNPSYLSHLFKKEVGVSTVQFINQKKIEEAKYFLLHTNQSIADLAKKFNFCNQSYFTAQFKFYTSMTPKQFRDSRAI, from the coding sequence ATGTCTAGCATATCTAAAAATGCTGTTCTGCCTGAAAAACGTTCCGTCGAAAATACTAAGTCAAACAAACAATTTTTGTACCCTTCTTACCTGCTTGAAAACCAGCTGATGGATGCTGTATCCGATGGTGATTTGAACGGGGCATTATCTATAATTGAAAGCCTATCCACTTCAGAACGCCCGAAGTATGCCTTTCAACCATTACGTTCTGCCAAGAACCAATTGATCAGCATTTGTACGCTCTACACACGTGCTATCTTAAGAGGCGGCGCTTCCCAAGAAGTAGCATCGAGCCTCAATATGACTTATATGCTTGAAATCGAGAACTGCCAGACAGAGCAGGAACTTTCAGAATTGGAATATGATATGCTCGTCCGTTTCATCGAAGGCTTGAATAAAAGCAGAGCTACACAATACTCCAACATCATCAATGAAGCTATCGGCTATATTCAGTCACATATCTTGGAAGATTTGAGCTTACAGGCAATCAGCTCTCACTGCAATGTGAATCCGAGCTACCTTTCCCATCTATTCAAAAAAGAAGTTGGCGTTTCCACAGTCCAATTCATCAATCAAAAGAAGATTGAGGAGGCCAAATACTTCCTGCTTCATACAAACCAATCGATTGCTGATTTGGCTAAGAAGTTCAACTTCTGCAACCAAAGCTATTTCACGGCACAATTCAAGTTCTATACATCCATGACTCCAAAACAATTTCGCGACTCACGCGCAATTTAA
- a CDS encoding DUF423 domain-containing protein, whose amino-acid sequence MKALLIIGAISGFLTVALGAFGAHGLEGRLSEKAIATWEKAVQYQMFHTVAIIGVALLLQKIQAGSLTTAGGFFIAGILLFSGTLYIYAVSGITIFAIITPVGGVAFLIGWVLLGYSAIKYL is encoded by the coding sequence ATGAAAGCATTACTCATAATCGGAGCTATAAGTGGGTTCCTTACTGTAGCACTTGGAGCATTCGGAGCGCACGGACTGGAAGGAAGATTGTCAGAGAAGGCAATTGCCACGTGGGAAAAAGCAGTTCAATATCAAATGTTCCATACAGTGGCGATCATCGGAGTAGCATTATTGCTGCAAAAGATCCAAGCAGGCAGTTTGACGACTGCTGGCGGTTTCTTTATCGCGGGCATCCTGCTATTTTCAGGAACGCTTTACATATATGCTGTCAGCGGAATCACGATCTTTGCTATCATTACACCTGTCGGTGGTGTGGCATTCCTGATCGGATGGGTGCTGCTAGGCTATTCAGCAATTAAATATTTATAA
- a CDS encoding AarF/UbiB family protein — protein sequence MRVKSTRRIMAIVWMVIRFMVQIYWFYLLHSRVWDEQDKQEWEALLTKQAREYRKMAEKKGGLLIKLGQFLSSRADLLPKVFIREMEGLVDRVKPTSFTHSEAILKEELGGRYETEIVHLNPKAVASASIGEVYEAYLQNGRKIAVKVQRHNVRQIFHMDFKALRIIFYLLRRFTSIGKKSDLKALYAEVVTIISRELDFRKELEHADYFRKRYKGNPDIRVPDYYPELCTGRVLVMDWVEGRKVTDTDYLDAQKIPREQVAKALFQFFSDQFLNSGIFHADPHAGNIIVQPDGKIVLLDFGMVGEIRATDTEYLREAIQGIVLDDYEAVIQALYKMEFLLPSADSEKVKRILRKTVDLYKGGQLDVGDTESFLQLMEELQVIVKEQPIQLPADFAFLGRAVFLAIGLVAVIYPQADLVEWGKPVILRWMRGSKKHSSIYTGIITNSLRPFLSMPRALVDWLTDGEKQRGWERDKQKNQLLHQFYFFYTVLLLALTAGSTYTGIQGIIHHTLWLVLVGFILTFIFFGLWLILFIKHVLLLRSINKTRRL from the coding sequence ATGCGTGTCAAATCCACCCGTCGTATTATGGCTATCGTGTGGATGGTTATCCGATTTATGGTGCAGATCTATTGGTTTTACCTGCTGCATAGCCGTGTATGGGATGAACAGGATAAACAGGAATGGGAAGCATTACTGACCAAGCAGGCGCGGGAATATCGGAAAATGGCGGAGAAGAAGGGCGGATTGCTGATCAAGTTAGGCCAGTTTCTCAGTTCGCGTGCTGATTTGCTGCCAAAAGTGTTCATCCGGGAGATGGAAGGCCTCGTCGACAGGGTAAAGCCGACATCATTTACACATTCGGAAGCAATATTAAAGGAAGAGCTTGGCGGCCGCTATGAAACGGAGATTGTGCATCTGAACCCTAAAGCAGTTGCTTCTGCTTCTATCGGCGAAGTGTACGAGGCATACTTGCAGAACGGTCGGAAGATTGCGGTCAAGGTCCAGCGGCACAATGTCAGGCAGATCTTCCATATGGATTTCAAAGCGCTCCGAATCATTTTTTACCTCCTCCGAAGATTTACGAGTATCGGTAAGAAATCGGACTTGAAGGCTTTATACGCGGAAGTAGTAACCATCATCAGCCGGGAATTGGATTTCAGGAAAGAACTGGAGCATGCGGATTATTTCCGGAAACGGTACAAAGGAAATCCTGATATCAGAGTACCTGATTATTATCCTGAGCTCTGCACGGGCAGAGTACTTGTGATGGACTGGGTAGAGGGGCGGAAAGTGACGGATACAGATTATCTGGATGCCCAGAAGATCCCCCGTGAGCAAGTAGCCAAAGCACTTTTTCAATTCTTTTCAGATCAGTTTCTAAACAGCGGTATATTCCATGCTGATCCTCATGCAGGCAATATCATTGTTCAGCCTGACGGGAAAATCGTACTGCTCGATTTTGGTATGGTCGGTGAGATTAGAGCAACGGACACGGAATACTTACGGGAGGCTATCCAGGGCATCGTACTCGATGATTATGAGGCTGTCATTCAAGCCCTTTACAAAATGGAGTTTTTGCTTCCGTCAGCAGATTCGGAGAAAGTGAAACGGATACTTCGGAAAACAGTGGACCTGTATAAGGGCGGGCAGCTGGATGTAGGAGATACTGAATCCTTCTTGCAGCTGATGGAGGAGCTGCAGGTGATCGTAAAGGAACAGCCGATCCAGCTCCCGGCAGATTTCGCTTTCCTCGGACGGGCAGTTTTCTTGGCAATTGGCCTGGTGGCTGTCATTTATCCGCAAGCAGATTTAGTAGAATGGGGGAAACCCGTCATCCTGCGGTGGATGAGAGGGTCGAAAAAACATAGCTCCATTTATACTGGTATCATTACTAATTCACTTCGTCCATTCCTGTCGATGCCAAGAGCACTCGTCGACTGGCTCACTGACGGAGAGAAGCAGCGCGGCTGGGAAAGGGATAAGCAAAAGAACCAGCTGCTGCACCAATTTTACTTCTTTTATACGGTTCTGTTACTCGCTTTGACGGCAGGTTCGACATACACTGGCATCCAAGGAATCATCCACCATACATTATGGCTCGTCCTCGTCGGGTTCATCCTGACATTCATTTTCTTTGGATTATGGTTAATTCTCTTCATCAAGCATGTTCTGCTGCTTAGATCCATAAATAAAACTAGGAGGTTATGA
- the gerQ gene encoding spore coat protein GerQ: MKMSKNPNQENQSPSTPQYQEQSPAYTYPQVPNYSYPTRQQNQPFFPQQQQQQQVPSQVQGGGPAGPGLPVEQSYIENILRLNRNKLATVYMTFENNDRWNAKIFKGVIEAAGRDHLILRDPENNRRYLLLMVYLDYVTFDEPLNYSYPFGNPGGTATYPPR; encoded by the coding sequence ATGAAAATGAGCAAGAACCCGAATCAAGAAAACCAGTCTCCGAGCACCCCGCAGTATCAGGAACAGAGCCCGGCTTATACTTATCCGCAAGTCCCGAACTATAGCTACCCAACTCGTCAGCAAAACCAACCGTTTTTCCCGCAGCAGCAACAACAGCAACAAGTCCCGTCACAAGTTCAAGGCGGAGGGCCAGCAGGACCAGGACTGCCAGTTGAGCAGTCTTATATCGAGAACATTCTGCGTCTGAATCGAAATAAGCTGGCCACCGTGTATATGACCTTCGAAAACAATGACCGTTGGAACGCAAAAATCTTCAAAGGCGTGATCGAGGCTGCTGGTCGTGATCATCTAATCTTACGTGATCCAGAGAACAACCGGCGTTACTTATTATTGATGGTCTATCTCGATTATGTAACATTCGATGAACCGCTTAATTATAGTTACCCTTTTGGCAATCCAGGCGGCACTGCAACTTATCCACCACGATAA
- a CDS encoding PAS domain-containing protein encodes MGKDIRYSSEVTDQFVKHAIDYVGAGVVITDPSLPDNPIIYTNKGFEELTGYPSEEIIGHNCRFLQGEDTKKEDVAAVRNAIRNEKAVVVELKNYRKNGEMFWNELEIYPIFLESEQKTFFVGVQKDVTQRKQNEELVSRYLEEVSRLSTPIVPITDTTSILPLIGDVDDRRLNQILERVGEHVQQSGERNFLLDLQGISHFHSGVHHGVLRLHQLLDMMGTRLIVTGFHPKMAMESVRQADFSDQNIKFFSSVKQALTFLEKEENR; translated from the coding sequence TTGGGCAAAGATATCCGCTATTCATCCGAAGTAACAGATCAGTTTGTGAAGCATGCCATCGATTACGTAGGAGCAGGAGTGGTAATCACAGACCCCTCACTTCCTGATAATCCGATTATTTATACAAACAAAGGTTTCGAAGAACTTACCGGTTATCCCTCTGAAGAGATTATCGGCCATAATTGCCGTTTTCTTCAAGGGGAAGATACGAAAAAAGAAGATGTTGCTGCTGTTCGGAATGCAATACGAAATGAAAAAGCTGTTGTGGTCGAACTGAAAAATTACCGCAAGAACGGTGAGATGTTCTGGAACGAGCTGGAGATCTATCCTATCTTTTTGGAAAGTGAGCAGAAGACGTTCTTTGTTGGTGTCCAGAAAGACGTGACACAGCGAAAGCAAAACGAAGAGCTTGTTTCCCGTTACTTGGAGGAAGTTTCCCGTTTATCCACGCCTATTGTCCCAATCACGGATACGACATCGATTCTACCATTGATTGGGGATGTCGATGATCGCAGACTGAATCAGATATTGGAACGAGTAGGAGAACATGTTCAACAGTCAGGAGAGCGGAATTTCCTTCTTGATTTGCAAGGAATCAGTCACTTCCATAGCGGTGTCCATCATGGTGTACTGCGCTTGCATCAGCTGCTGGATATGATGGGTACACGTCTGATTGTCACTGGCTTCCATCCGAAAATGGCCATGGAAAGTGTACGTCAAGCAGATTTCAGTGATCAGAACATTAAGTTCTTTTCTTCGGTTAAACAAGCCTTAACCTTTTTGGAAAAAGAAGAAAACCGCTGA
- a CDS encoding acyltransferase family protein, with translation MERDAYFDNARLLMIAFVVFGHLIQPYQDMLFLQWSYTMIYTFHMPIFIFLAGFFARGAGNKAAIEKLAKKLLLPFLFFQVIYTFYYYMIGKEGWMESILVPQWALWFLLSLFCWHILLIPYKRIRPSLGILLAVFIGLLVGYFNEIGGAMSLSRTFVFFPFFLIGYWVTKDQLAVLRSLPVRIGGGLLLLAAGALFYLYPDFPTDWLLGSKSYAVLGAGEAGGLIRLLVYMFSGLIMISVLSLVPNKEMAFTKYGQRTLYVYLLHGFFIQWIRVDDLFEVSNSLDVLGLLIVTLSIVLVLSQRWMLRIWKPLIELKSP, from the coding sequence ATGGAACGCGATGCGTATTTTGATAATGCAAGATTGCTTATGATTGCCTTTGTCGTATTCGGACATCTAATTCAGCCGTATCAGGACATGTTATTCCTGCAATGGAGCTATACAATGATATATACCTTTCACATGCCTATTTTTATCTTTTTGGCTGGTTTCTTTGCAAGGGGAGCAGGCAATAAAGCTGCCATTGAAAAACTCGCGAAAAAGCTGCTTTTACCGTTTTTGTTTTTCCAAGTCATCTACACGTTTTACTATTACATGATCGGAAAAGAGGGCTGGATGGAATCCATTCTTGTGCCGCAATGGGCGCTGTGGTTTTTACTTAGCTTGTTCTGCTGGCATATACTGCTTATTCCATACAAAAGGATACGTCCCAGCCTTGGTATTCTGCTAGCAGTGTTCATCGGTTTGTTAGTGGGTTACTTTAATGAAATTGGAGGAGCAATGAGCCTTTCCAGGACATTTGTTTTCTTTCCGTTTTTCTTAATCGGATATTGGGTGACAAAGGATCAGCTTGCCGTACTTCGGAGTTTGCCTGTCAGGATAGGAGGCGGACTGCTGCTGCTGGCAGCAGGTGCTTTATTTTATCTCTACCCTGACTTCCCGACTGACTGGCTGCTCGGATCGAAATCTTATGCAGTTTTAGGAGCAGGGGAAGCAGGCGGATTGATCCGTTTGTTGGTCTATATGTTTTCAGGGCTGATAATGATAAGCGTGCTGTCGCTTGTACCAAACAAAGAAATGGCTTTTACGAAGTATGGACAGCGAACACTGTATGTTTATCTCCTGCACGGATTCTTCATTCAGTGGATCAGGGTGGATGATTTGTTCGAAGTAAGCAATAGTCTGGATGTGTTAGGTCTCCTGATTGTCACACTAAGCATTGTACTGGTACTTTCCCAGCGCTGGATGCTGCGGATATGGAAACCGTTGATAGAGCTGAAAAGCCCATAA
- a CDS encoding Ku protein, with protein sequence MHTMWKGTISFGLVNIPVKMHAATENKDVKLRQLHKECNTPVKYEKVCPHCEKELQTEDIVKAYEYTKNKFVVLDEDELQALQKEQEDKAVEIVDFVSLEEIDPIYFERCYYLSPNEGGTKAYSLLRKALEDTGKIGVASMVIRSKQQLAVIRVYKNVLVVETIHYPDEVRNVADVPNIPAEDAIVDKELKTAKLLIEQLTATFDPEKYNDDYREALLDLIQAKRDHEEVHIPTAKKQPSNVTNLMDALQASLDKAKKDKPAAKKTTRKKTASRPKKKPEAG encoded by the coding sequence ATGCATACGATGTGGAAGGGAACAATCAGCTTCGGGCTTGTAAATATTCCCGTGAAAATGCATGCTGCTACGGAAAATAAAGATGTGAAGCTGCGGCAGCTGCATAAAGAATGCAACACACCGGTAAAGTATGAAAAAGTCTGTCCGCATTGTGAGAAGGAATTACAGACAGAGGATATCGTCAAAGCCTATGAATACACGAAGAATAAATTTGTCGTGCTGGATGAGGACGAGCTGCAGGCGTTGCAGAAGGAGCAGGAAGACAAAGCAGTGGAGATCGTCGATTTTGTCAGCTTAGAGGAAATTGACCCAATCTATTTTGAACGCTGCTACTACTTGTCTCCAAATGAAGGCGGAACAAAAGCATACAGCTTATTGCGAAAAGCACTTGAGGATACAGGGAAAATCGGTGTTGCCTCTATGGTCATCCGTTCGAAGCAGCAGCTGGCTGTTATACGTGTGTATAAGAATGTGCTCGTTGTGGAGACGATCCATTATCCTGATGAGGTTCGAAATGTCGCTGATGTGCCAAATATCCCTGCAGAGGATGCTATTGTCGATAAAGAGCTGAAAACAGCTAAGCTGCTTATTGAACAGCTGACAGCTACATTTGATCCGGAGAAGTACAATGATGATTACCGCGAAGCACTGCTTGATTTGATTCAAGCGAAGCGGGATCATGAAGAAGTTCATATTCCTACAGCTAAGAAACAGCCTAGCAATGTAACCAACTTGATGGACGCATTGCAGGCATCTCTCGATAAAGCGAAAAAAGATAAGCCCGCAGCCAAGAAGACCACGAGGAAAAAGACGGCAAGCCGACCTAAAAAGAAACCGGAAGCTGGATAA
- a CDS encoding lipoate--protein ligase family protein yields the protein MLHTLLQTSEFRIIDHSGEDGPEQAMASFAIDDALAISVGENSAPPTARMWIHDRTIMLGIPDSRLPYIKEGISYLQEKGYKAVVRNSGGLAVLLDKGVVNLSFIFPDAKQIGIHDGYQAMVSFIQYIFQDLTDKIEAFEVVGSYCPGTYDLSIDGRKFAGISQRRVKDGSAVQIYLCVDGSGASRAEIVRGFYERAKKKAETRFTFPDVVPETMASLEELLQVTLTSEQVCRRIADGLASITNINPTAEMTEREVQLQQERMKLMRARNENFQ from the coding sequence GTGTTACATACATTACTTCAAACATCTGAATTCCGTATTATTGATCATTCCGGTGAAGACGGTCCCGAACAGGCGATGGCCTCCTTCGCGATAGACGATGCATTGGCTATTTCTGTCGGCGAAAATTCGGCTCCGCCAACTGCAAGGATGTGGATCCATGACCGCACGATTATGCTCGGCATACCTGATTCCCGTCTGCCTTATATCAAGGAGGGAATATCTTATTTGCAGGAAAAGGGCTATAAAGCAGTCGTCCGAAACTCTGGCGGACTAGCTGTGCTGCTGGATAAAGGCGTTGTCAACCTATCCTTCATTTTCCCGGATGCCAAGCAAATCGGAATCCATGACGGGTATCAAGCAATGGTTTCCTTCATCCAATATATCTTCCAGGATCTTACCGATAAAATCGAGGCATTCGAGGTAGTCGGTTCTTATTGTCCCGGCACCTATGATCTGAGCATAGACGGCCGGAAATTTGCCGGTATCTCCCAGCGCAGGGTGAAAGACGGTTCTGCCGTCCAAATTTACTTATGTGTAGATGGAAGCGGCGCGTCACGTGCAGAAATCGTTAGAGGATTCTATGAAAGGGCTAAAAAGAAAGCGGAAACTCGCTTCACCTTCCCTGATGTAGTGCCGGAAACGATGGCATCATTGGAAGAATTGCTCCAAGTTACTCTTACTAGCGAACAAGTTTGTAGACGGATTGCTGATGGCCTTGCATCTATCACGAACATCAATCCTACTGCTGAGATGACGGAACGAGAAGTTCAGCTGCAGCAGGAACGGATGAAGCTGATGCGTGCCCGTAATGAGAATTTCCAATAA
- a CDS encoding serine hydrolase domain-containing protein encodes MKTDDIEKLMLSDGITGLSMAYMETGHSLQSFCAGYADQVTRRTINSSTAFHACSMSKLVTAFLILTLVSKDKLPLDANVNDLLCKWKLKDTYYNAPSLRQLLQHQGGIIDPEHSFPALPFDSALFSTAELLEGTTIACARRIVTEQEPSTVFSYSDAGYMIVQLALEDIYNKPFKALMETYVLDPLGMKNSFYHDSLRHPFAYGHQNLNPIPSLYPYYPYDAACGLWTTPTDAMKLVVAFHESLKGSSSAFIDKQDAEELLQSNSEIPYAGLGVFLESIEGTVEYSALGWGEGFQCLLAGKPETGDALICMINTDPGKHQMETILGDIYKRSSLARK; translated from the coding sequence GTGAAGACAGACGATATAGAAAAATTGATGCTATCGGATGGAATTACAGGTTTAAGTATGGCTTATATGGAGACTGGTCATTCTTTACAATCCTTTTGTGCCGGTTATGCAGATCAAGTGACAAGAAGAACAATTAACAGTTCCACTGCTTTTCATGCTTGCTCTATGAGTAAATTGGTTACAGCCTTTCTCATCCTCACTCTTGTTTCCAAGGACAAGCTCCCATTAGATGCTAATGTTAATGACCTGCTATGTAAGTGGAAATTGAAAGATACTTATTATAACGCACCTAGTCTAAGGCAACTGCTGCAACATCAAGGCGGCATCATTGATCCGGAACACAGTTTTCCAGCTCTTCCTTTCGATTCAGCTTTATTCAGCACGGCTGAGCTTTTGGAAGGCACAACAATAGCATGCGCAAGGCGCATTGTGACCGAACAAGAACCCAGCACAGTTTTCTCCTATAGTGATGCAGGTTATATGATTGTACAGCTTGCATTGGAAGATATATATAACAAGCCCTTCAAAGCACTTATGGAAACATACGTGTTAGATCCCCTAGGAATGAAGAACAGCTTCTATCACGATTCTCTGCGTCACCCATTTGCTTATGGACATCAGAATCTGAACCCAATCCCTAGTCTATATCCTTATTACCCGTATGATGCCGCTTGCGGTTTGTGGACAACACCGACAGATGCAATGAAGCTAGTTGTTGCATTCCACGAGTCCTTAAAGGGATCTTCCTCCGCTTTCATTGACAAGCAGGATGCGGAGGAGTTACTCCAGTCTAATAGCGAAATTCCTTATGCAGGATTGGGAGTCTTCTTGGAAAGTATTGAAGGAACTGTGGAATATTCTGCGCTCGGCTGGGGAGAGGGATTTCAGTGCCTGCTAGCAGGAAAACCGGAAACAGGAGATGCGCTTATATGCATGATCAATACCGATCCTGGCAAACATCAAATGGAAACCATTCTTGGCGACATTTATAAACGTTCTTCCCTAGCCAGAAAATAA
- the hemQ gene encoding hydrogen peroxide-dependent heme synthase has protein sequence MAEAVETMDGWYCLHDFRVMDWTSWKLASEDVRQAAIEEYQNWLSNMEQVEEAKNGSQLVYKIIGHKADLMFMIMRPTMDELQEIETAFDKMQIASFMTKSFSYLSVVELSKYMSKPGVDIEQKPEVQARLKPILPRWDYMCFYPMDKRRMNDDNWYSLEKDARSKLMYEHSKTGRKYAGQIKQIITGSFGFDDWEWGVTLFAHDPLPIKKLVYEMRFDEVSARYGEFGDFYFGNKLDKEAVSDYFQI, from the coding sequence ATGGCAGAAGCAGTAGAAACCATGGACGGCTGGTATTGCCTGCATGATTTCCGTGTAATGGATTGGACAAGCTGGAAACTGGCTTCCGAGGATGTGCGTCAAGCAGCAATCGAGGAATATCAGAACTGGCTTTCAAATATGGAACAAGTTGAGGAAGCAAAAAACGGCAGTCAGCTTGTCTATAAAATAATTGGTCATAAAGCTGACCTGATGTTTATGATTATGCGTCCGACAATGGATGAATTGCAGGAGATCGAAACAGCTTTCGATAAGATGCAGATCGCATCTTTCATGACGAAAAGCTTCTCTTACTTATCTGTCGTCGAGCTCTCCAAATATATGAGCAAACCTGGTGTTGATATCGAACAGAAACCAGAAGTACAAGCGCGTTTGAAACCAATTCTTCCTCGCTGGGATTATATGTGCTTCTACCCAATGGATAAACGTCGTATGAATGATGACAACTGGTATTCACTCGAAAAAGATGCTCGCTCAAAACTTATGTATGAGCACAGCAAAACCGGACGTAAATACGCTGGGCAAATCAAACAAATCATCACAGGTTCGTTTGGTTTCGATGATTGGGAATGGGGCGTTACATTGTTTGCACACGATCCACTGCCAATCAAAAAGCTAGTGTATGAAATGCGATTCGACGAAGTGAGCGCACGTTACGGCGAATTCGGTGACTTCTATTTCGGAAATAAGCTGGATAAAGAAGCAGTATCCGACTACTTCCAAATTTAA
- the pta gene encoding phosphate acetyltransferase, with the protein MSDLFQTLREKVTGQNKKIVLPEGLDERILEAAGKLAEEGIIAPILVGNKEQVEQKAKELSIDLHGAAILDPDTYDKFDELVTAFVERRKGKATEEDAKKLLKDENYFGTMLVYIGEADGLVSGAAHSTADTVRPALQIIKTKPGYKKTSGAFVMVREDERYVFGDCAINIAPDSQDLAEIAVASAETAAMFGIDPKVALLSFSTKGSAKSPETEKVADALAIAKEKNPNLVVDGEFQFDAAFVPSVAAKKAPDAVLKGDANVFVFPSLEAGNIGYKIAQRLGNFDAVGPILQGLNAPVNDLSRGCNADDVYKLTLITAAQSVE; encoded by the coding sequence ATGAGTGATTTATTTCAAACATTGCGGGAAAAAGTAACAGGTCAAAATAAAAAGATCGTCTTGCCGGAAGGCTTGGATGAACGTATTTTGGAAGCAGCAGGAAAGCTTGCCGAAGAGGGGATTATTGCACCGATTTTGGTCGGCAATAAAGAGCAAGTGGAACAGAAGGCAAAAGAACTGTCTATCGACTTGCACGGCGCAGCAATTCTTGATCCAGATACGTATGATAAATTCGATGAGCTGGTTACAGCGTTCGTGGAACGCCGCAAAGGAAAAGCGACAGAAGAAGATGCAAAGAAATTACTAAAAGATGAAAATTACTTCGGTACAATGCTTGTTTATATTGGTGAAGCTGATGGTCTTGTGAGCGGAGCGGCTCATTCTACTGCGGATACAGTACGTCCAGCATTGCAAATCATCAAAACGAAGCCAGGATACAAAAAGACTTCTGGTGCATTCGTAATGGTAAGAGAAGATGAGCGCTATGTTTTCGGTGACTGTGCCATCAACATCGCACCTGACAGCCAGGATCTTGCAGAAATTGCTGTAGCAAGTGCTGAAACAGCAGCTATGTTTGGTATTGATCCGAAAGTTGCATTGCTAAGCTTCTCCACAAAAGGTTCTGCTAAATCTCCGGAAACAGAGAAAGTAGCAGATGCGCTTGCGATTGCAAAAGAGAAAAACCCTAACCTAGTGGTCGATGGCGAATTCCAATTCGATGCAGCTTTCGTACCATCCGTTGCTGCGAAAAAAGCGCCGGATGCTGTATTGAAAGGTGATGCGAATGTGTTCGTATTCCCAAGCCTCGAAGCAGGTAACATTGGTTACAAAATTGCTCAGCGTCTAGGTAACTTCGATGCTGTAGGTCCGATCCTGCAAGGCCTGAACGCACCAGTAAACGATTTGTCCCGCGGCTGTAATGCAGATGATGTGTACAAGCTTACACTTATCACTGCCGCACAGTCTGTAGAATAA
- a CDS encoding YwdI family protein → MLSEEAVLRHMKEELERALDLKDVQKQREHVRAVRSMCDLFLQIERSEHPVKTQVPKVSKPSEAAVSPSAAEWAAMTGEWPAQQPPKKAFEDDDEESNGKSLFDF, encoded by the coding sequence TTGTTAAGTGAAGAAGCAGTGCTTCGGCATATGAAAGAGGAGCTGGAAAGGGCATTGGACCTTAAGGATGTACAAAAGCAGCGGGAACACGTTCGGGCGGTCCGTTCGATGTGTGACTTGTTTTTGCAAATTGAGCGTTCAGAGCATCCAGTCAAAACGCAGGTGCCTAAGGTGTCTAAACCGTCAGAAGCAGCAGTAAGCCCATCAGCAGCTGAATGGGCAGCGATGACAGGGGAATGGCCGGCCCAGCAGCCGCCCAAAAAAGCATTTGAAGATGATGATGAAGAATCGAACGGTAAGTCATTGTTCGATTTTTGA